The proteins below come from a single Canis aureus isolate CA01 chromosome 14, VMU_Caureus_v.1.0, whole genome shotgun sequence genomic window:
- the CHRNA5 gene encoding neuronal acetylcholine receptor subunit alpha-5 isoform X4 yields MTTNVWLKQEWTDVKLRWRPGDYGGIKVIRVPSDSLWTPDIVLFDNADGRFEGTSTKAVVRYDGTVTWTPPANYKSSCTIDVTFFPFDVQNCSMKFGSWTYDGSQVDIILEDQDVDKRDFFDNGEWEIVSATGSRGNRTDSACWYPYVTYSFVIKRLPLFYTLFLIIPCIGLSFLTVLVFYLPSNEGEKICLCTSVLVSLTVFLLVIEEIIPSSSKVIPLIGEYLVFTMIFVTLSIMVTVFAINIHHRSSSTHDAMAPWVRKIFLHKLPKVLCMRSHADRYFAQAGTGGAGSPGAPRNTLEAALDSIRYITRHVRKENDVREVVEDWKFIAQVLDRMFLWTFLLVSVVGSLGLFVPVIYKWANIIVPVHIGDANK; encoded by the exons ATGACAACAAACGTCTGGTTGAAGCAG GAGTGGACGGACGTGAAACTGAGATGGCGCCCTGGTGACTACGGAGGAATAAAAGTGATACGCGTCCCTTCCGACTCCCTCTGGACCCCAGACATCGTTTTGTTTGATAA TGCCGACGGCCGTTTTGAAGGAACCAGCACGAAAGCGGTGGTCAGGTACGACGGCACAGTCACCTGGACGCCCCCCGCGAACTACAAGAGCTCCTGTACCATAGATGTCACGTTTTTCCCATTTGATGTCCAAAACTGCTCCATGAAGTTTGGTTCCTGGACTTACGACGGATCACAGGTCGATATCATCTTGGAGGACCAAGACGTGGACAAGAGAGACTTTTTCGACAACGGAGAATGGGAGATTGTCAGCGCCACCGGGAGCAGAGGGAATAGGACGGACAGCGCCTGCTGGTACCCGTATGTCACGTACTCGTTTGTGATCAAGCGTCTGCCTCTCTTCTACACCTTGTTCCTCATCAtaccctgcatcgggctctcgtTTTTAACAGTGCTGGTCTTCTACCTCCCTTCCAACGAGGGCGAGAAGATCTGCCTCTGCACGTCAGTCCTGGTCTCTCTGACTGTCTTCCTGCTGGTGATCGAGGAGATCATACCCTCATCTTCCAAAGTGATCCCCCTGATCGGAGAGTACCTGGTGTTCACCATGATTTTCGTGACTCTGTCCATCATGGTAACCGTCTTCGCCATCAACATCCACCACCGTTCCTCCTCGACGCACGACGCCATGGCACCCTGGGTGCGCAAGATCTTTCTCCACAAGCTCCCCAAGGTGCTCTGCATGAGAAGCCACGCAGACAGGTACTTCGCCCAGGCGGGGaccgggggcgcggggagcccggGGGCTCCGAGAAACACGTTGGAAGCCGCGCTTGATTCGATCCGCTACATCACCAGGCACGTCAGGAAGGAGAACGACGTCCGTGAG GTCGTTGAAGATTGGAAATTCATAGCGCAGGTGCTTGATCGGATGTTTCTGTGGACTTTTCTTCTGGTTTCAGTGGTTGGATCTCTTGGGCTTTTCGTCCCTGTTATTTATAAGTGGGCAAACATCATAGTCCCGGTTCACATTGGAGATGCAAATAAGTGA